The nucleotide sequence TGTGCTCTGGTGATTCCGCGCCCAAAGCGCAAGACTCGAACTCGCACCGCGAGAACGCAACCCAAGGAGGATCCGAAGTGACCAGTCTGGCCGGCAACCTGATCGAGGGCGCTCGCCGCCACCCGAACCGAATCGCGTTGCGTCTCGACGAGATCGAAATACCTTACGGCGCACTTGATGCCGCCAGTGCGCGGCTCGCCGGCCTGCTGATCCAGCGCGGATTGCGCCCCGGCGACCGGGTGGGTGTCATGCTGCCCAACGTCCCCTACTTCGCGGTTGCCTACTATGGCGTGCTGCGTGCGGGCGGGGTGGTGGTGCCGATGAACGTGTTGCTCAAGGAGCGGGAAACCAGCTTTTATCTCACTGACTCCGAAGCCAAGGCGATCATCGCCTGGCACGAGTTTGCTCCCGCAGCGCAAGCGGGTGCCGATGAGGCTGGCGCCGAGTGCATCTTGGTCAAGCCGGGCGAATTCGAGGAACTCATCCAAGCGGCCGAGCCGCTCGAAGAGGCGGCCGTGCGCGAGGACGACGACACCGCGGTGATCCTCTACACCTCGGGCACCACCGGAAAGCCCAAGGGCGCCGAGCTCACCCACGCCAACCTGCGCCGCAACGTCGAGGTCATCGTGCAGATGCTGCAGGTGGGGTCCGATGATGTGATCCTGGGCGCCCTGCCCCTGTTCCACGCGTTCGGGCAGACCGCCGGGCTCAACGCCGCAGTCGCCGCCGGCGCATGCCTGACCCTGATCCCGCGCTTCTCGCCGGAGAAGGCGTTGCAGATTATCGAGCGAGACCGGGTCACTGTTTTTGAGGGCGTGCCCACCATGTTCGCCGCGATGCTGCACAGCACCGAGCGCCCGGACACCGGATCGTTGCGGCTGTGCGTGTCCGGTGGGGCCGCGATGCCGGTCGAAGTGATGCGCGGCTTCGAGGAGGCCTTCGGCACCATGGTGCTCGAGGGGTACGGCCTGAGCGAAACCTCGCCGACGGCGTCGTTCAACCATCCCGATCGGGAGCGCAAGCCGGGGTCGATCGGCACGCCGATCGCCGGGGTCCAGATGAAACTTCTCGAAGTCGACACGCACGGCATCGGCGAGATCGCCATCCGCGGGCACAACGTGATGAAGGGCTACTGGAACCGGCCCGATGCCACCGCGGCCGCGATCGACGCCGAGGGCTGGTTTCGCACCGGGGATCTGGCGCGCATCGATGAGGACGGCTACTACTTCATCGTGGACCGGTCCAAGGACATGATCATCCGGGGCGGCTACAACGTCTACCCGCGCGAGATCGAGGAGGTGCTCTACGAGCATCCCGAGGTCCGCGAGGCGGCGGTGGTCGCCGTTCCCGACGACATGCTCGGGGAGGAGGTGGGCGCCGCGATTGCGCTGATACCGGGCGCCACCTCAGACGCCGCAGCGCTTTCGGACTTCGTCAAGGAACGCGTCGCCGCTTACAAATATCCCCGTCGGATCTGGTTCGTCGATGAACTGCCCAAGGGGCCTACCGGCAAGATCCTCAAACGCGACATCACCGTTCCCCAGGCTAGCCCGGCGCAGCAGTGATGACCGGGCGCGCAATGACCCATATCCCGTCCGGGCGCGGCGGCGGCCAAGCCGCTATCGACGCGCCGCGCTGAGATCCTGAGGAGATTGAAATGTCAAGCATCGCAACCGAACCAACAACGCAGAAGGATGATGGCCAGCCCCAGATCCCGGTTGAGAACCCCGCGACCGGTGAGGTCATCGGGCATGTTCCCGACATGAGCGCGGCGCAGATCGCCGAGCTGGCCCGGCGGGGCCGGGCCGCCCAACCGGGCTGGGAGGCGCTGGGCTACGAGGGCAGAGCCGTCGTGCTGAAGCGGATGCAGCGCTGGCTCGTCGACAACGCAGATCAGGTGATCGCGACGATCTGCTCCGAAACCGGCAAGACCTACGAGGACGCGCAGATCGCCGAACTCATATACGGCGCAGCGGCATTCGGG is from Mycobacterium marinum and encodes:
- a CDS encoding long-chain-fatty-acid--CoA ligase, producing MTSLAGNLIEGARRHPNRIALRLDEIEIPYGALDAASARLAGLLIQRGLRPGDRVGVMLPNVPYFAVAYYGVLRAGGVVVPMNVLLKERETSFYLTDSEAKAIIAWHEFAPAAQAGADEAGAECILVKPGEFEELIQAAEPLEEAAVREDDDTAVILYTSGTTGKPKGAELTHANLRRNVEVIVQMLQVGSDDVILGALPLFHAFGQTAGLNAAVAAGACLTLIPRFSPEKALQIIERDRVTVFEGVPTMFAAMLHSTERPDTGSLRLCVSGGAAMPVEVMRGFEEAFGTMVLEGYGLSETSPTASFNHPDRERKPGSIGTPIAGVQMKLLEVDTHGIGEIAIRGHNVMKGYWNRPDATAAAIDAEGWFRTGDLARIDEDGYYFIVDRSKDMIIRGGYNVYPREIEEVLYEHPEVREAAVVAVPDDMLGEEVGAAIALIPGATSDAAALSDFVKERVAAYKYPRRIWFVDELPKGPTGKILKRDITVPQASPAQQ